A window of the Mucilaginibacter sp. cycad4 genome harbors these coding sequences:
- a CDS encoding VCBS repeat-containing protein codes for MNFKKSVLTISYLFSFSALLAGLTLINGCKRKPAYQPYKFTGDVIVDGKNLIQLKCTRCHSLVPVDALPKDVWLNHTLVNMAPLLHISTYGGSSYYKNNPLDTAGATIAEWTAILDYYKKAAPDTLLPAKKPIPLINDWAGFTLKKPAPVSYTAFTTMLATNAATGRMYSADAVDEKLNTWDNNLKMDSLAKFPSAAVGVSFGKDSIGNNVGFFACIGRMAPVDFPNGKVVKVNLDAQHVNNEQTYIASDLPRPVGTVTGDFNKDGLQDVVVCGQGKFKGGVYLLKQNKDHTYEQQTIYDKPGAVQALAGDFNNDGWTDVMLLTGSGDEGLWLLLNDKNGGFTTRNLLHFPPVYGSSSFQLVDMDHDGKLDLVLTCGYNYRDSRILKPYHGLYIFTNTGDWNFKQRWFYPVNGCTKAIAADFDGDGDIDIATIAFFADMKNTPAEEFVYFEQAKPFDFKPHALPISQLGHWMCMEMTDLNKDGKPDLVLGNYADGFMFQDGFKPNWDQHLPLIVLENHTKK; via the coding sequence ATGAATTTTAAAAAAAGCGTATTAACCATATCATATCTTTTTTCATTCTCTGCATTATTAGCCGGTTTAACGCTCATCAATGGTTGCAAGCGTAAACCGGCATACCAACCTTATAAGTTTACCGGCGACGTTATAGTTGATGGTAAAAACCTGATACAATTAAAGTGTACCCGTTGCCACTCGTTAGTGCCCGTTGATGCATTGCCAAAAGATGTTTGGCTTAACCACACACTGGTTAATATGGCGCCGCTGCTGCATATCTCAACTTACGGAGGCTCGTCATACTATAAAAACAATCCGCTTGATACTGCCGGTGCAACTATTGCCGAATGGACAGCCATTTTAGATTATTATAAAAAGGCAGCGCCCGACACCTTGCTGCCGGCTAAAAAGCCCATCCCATTGATAAATGATTGGGCTGGCTTTACGCTTAAAAAGCCTGCACCGGTAAGTTACACCGCTTTTACTACCATGCTTGCTACTAATGCGGCTACAGGGCGTATGTATAGTGCCGATGCGGTGGATGAAAAATTGAATACCTGGGATAATAATTTAAAAATGGACTCCCTCGCGAAATTTCCATCAGCTGCAGTTGGAGTTAGTTTTGGCAAGGATAGTATCGGGAACAATGTGGGCTTTTTCGCCTGCATCGGGCGTATGGCACCGGTTGATTTTCCGAATGGTAAAGTAGTTAAAGTGAACCTTGACGCGCAGCATGTTAACAACGAACAAACTTATATCGCATCAGATCTGCCCCGGCCCGTTGGTACGGTAACAGGCGATTTTAATAAGGATGGCTTGCAGGATGTTGTAGTTTGCGGCCAGGGTAAGTTTAAAGGCGGCGTTTACCTGCTCAAACAAAATAAAGATCATACTTATGAGCAACAAACTATTTACGATAAGCCAGGCGCGGTACAAGCTTTAGCCGGCGATTTTAATAACGATGGATGGACGGATGTGATGCTCCTGACTGGCAGCGGTGATGAAGGGCTTTGGCTGTTATTAAATGATAAAAATGGAGGGTTTACTACGCGAAACCTGCTGCATTTCCCGCCGGTGTATGGTTCAAGCAGCTTTCAATTGGTTGATATGGACCATGACGGCAAGCTTGACCTCGTATTAACATGCGGCTATAACTACCGCGATTCACGGATCCTTAAGCCGTACCATGGTTTGTACATTTTTACCAATACAGGCGACTGGAATTTTAAACAACGCTGGTTTTACCCTGTAAACGGCTGTACAAAAGCCATTGCTGCCGATTTTGATGGCGACGGTGACATTGATATTGCTACTATAGCCTTCTTCGCTGATATGAAAAATACACCAGCCGAAGAGTTTGTTTATTTTGAGCAGGCTAAACCTTTCGATTTTAAACCCCATGCTTTACCAATTAGCCAGCTTGGTCACTGGATGTGTATGGAAATGACCGACCTGAACAAGGATGGCAAGCCCGACCTTGTGTTAGGTAATTATGCTGATGGCTTTATGTTTCAGGACGGTTTTAAACCCAATTGGGATCAGCACCTGCCCCTGATCGTACTTGAAAATCACACTAAAAAGTAA
- a CDS encoding VCBS repeat-containing protein, producing the protein MRKEGGVKVKKLNILLLATVLITILIAALNSCGNNEPSDEELLADAKKTAVKHCGSCHEPPDASLLDSVTWDKYILPAMGRKLGMQPFMDQYIAGPGATLSLADWTKIVVYYRYASPKKLKIPKPGAVLDSAIFSVKRPANIDTKSGEAMTTMVKFNDVDGHFYTGGAGNKLYRWNSDLSATLIKKFHSPITDATFYRSVTEANSAVITCIGILPPNDQLKGTLTHINLDGKSKDTSLMADSLPRPVKSAAADFNKDGLMDYVSCGFGRDRGGLFLLQQGANHTFKRKVIRAVPGPEIVYTGDFNGDGWPDIACLFAQADEGIWLFLNDKNGRFTTKNIMRFPSVYGSSSFQLVDINHDGKLDIVYTCGDNNDYSPIFKPYHGVYIFTNQGNWKFKQTYFYHINGCSKAIAADFDKDGDLDLAVIAFFPDYKYHPTEGFTYHEQLSPGKFKVHEVPVNLLGRWISMDAGDIDGDGDTDLVLGNFSVGAQGLMNQKDYKPNWDLYEPVIVLQNKTIKK; encoded by the coding sequence ATGAGGAAAGAAGGAGGTGTGAAGGTAAAAAAGCTTAACATATTATTACTGGCCACGGTACTGATTACTATTTTGATAGCAGCTTTAAACAGCTGCGGCAATAATGAACCGAGCGACGAAGAGCTTTTGGCAGATGCAAAAAAGACGGCCGTCAAGCATTGCGGCAGCTGCCATGAGCCGCCCGATGCTTCATTGTTGGATAGCGTCACCTGGGATAAATATATCCTGCCTGCGATGGGACGTAAATTAGGCATGCAGCCTTTTATGGATCAATACATAGCCGGGCCAGGGGCCACACTATCACTTGCCGATTGGACAAAGATTGTGGTTTATTACCGGTACGCTTCGCCTAAAAAACTAAAAATTCCCAAGCCCGGTGCAGTGCTCGATTCGGCTATATTTTCGGTAAAAAGGCCTGCTAATATTGACACTAAATCGGGAGAGGCCATGACCACAATGGTTAAGTTTAATGATGTTGACGGACATTTTTATACAGGCGGTGCCGGCAATAAGCTTTACCGCTGGAATAGCGACCTCTCGGCTACACTGATCAAAAAATTCCATTCGCCGATAACTGATGCTACGTTTTATCGGTCAGTAACAGAAGCCAATAGCGCCGTAATCACCTGCATCGGGATCCTGCCGCCAAACGACCAGCTTAAGGGCACACTAACACATATTAATCTCGACGGGAAATCAAAAGATACGTCTTTAATGGCCGATAGCCTGCCGCGCCCGGTTAAAAGCGCTGCGGCCGATTTCAATAAAGATGGCCTGATGGATTATGTAAGCTGTGGTTTTGGCCGCGATAGGGGTGGTTTATTCCTCTTGCAGCAAGGGGCTAACCATACCTTCAAAAGAAAGGTCATCCGTGCTGTTCCAGGCCCGGAAATTGTTTATACAGGTGATTTTAACGGAGATGGCTGGCCTGACATTGCCTGCCTGTTTGCCCAGGCCGATGAAGGCATCTGGCTGTTCCTGAATGATAAAAACGGGCGCTTCACTACCAAAAACATCATGCGTTTTCCGTCTGTATATGGTTCGAGCAGTTTTCAATTAGTTGATATTAACCACGACGGTAAACTTGATATAGTATATACTTGCGGAGATAACAACGATTACTCTCCCATATTTAAGCCCTACCATGGTGTTTACATTTTTACAAACCAGGGCAACTGGAAATTTAAGCAAACCTACTTTTACCATATCAATGGCTGCTCCAAAGCCATAGCTGCCGATTTTGATAAGGATGGGGATCTCGACCTGGCCGTTATCGCTTTCTTCCCCGATTATAAATATCATCCTACCGAAGGTTTTACCTACCATGAACAGCTTAGTCCGGGTAAGTTTAAAGTTCATGAGGTACCGGTTAATTTATTAGGCCGATGGATTTCGATGGATGCCGGTGATATTGACGGCGATGGCGATACCGATCTTGTCTTGGGTAATTTTTCGGTAGGGGCACAGGGCCTCATGAACCAAAAGGACTATAAACCCAATTGGGATCTGTATGAACCTGTCATTGTGCTGCAGAATAAAACCATCAAAAAGTAG
- a CDS encoding vanadium-dependent haloperoxidase, translated as MRCFKIFIAVAGCALILGCGTKPKKIPLIKDADVIHNNVDQLTQVIIYDVFSPPVSSRIYGYTTLAAYEALRYQNPDYNSITAQLKGFGKPPQPQAGVKYNYTLAATSAFFAVAHKVTFSIDSLKKYEAKVYAMYKDNLDDSTYARSMAFGEKIGKYILKRAAVDNYPQTRGKPRFLGNDNPGNWHPTPPDYLDGVEFCWGTMHTFAVDTSTMFPLPPPPAFSEDKNSEYFKQTQEVYDLSKHITPEQVEIARFWDDNPFVIQHNGHMMFANKKITPGGHWIGITAIACKQTHADVIKTAQAYALTSIALYDAFICGWQVKYETNYIRPVTIINDKIDHDWLPMLQTPPFPEYPSGHSDISGASAVVLTHLFGDNFAYQDTSDLRYIGMQRHFDSFLKAADETSISRFYGGIHFRNSVDQGAVQGKQVGEYIWKKLKLKK; from the coding sequence ATGAGATGCTTTAAGATATTTATAGCCGTTGCGGGTTGTGCCCTTATTTTAGGCTGCGGAACTAAGCCTAAAAAGATCCCGCTGATCAAAGATGCTGATGTTATTCATAACAACGTTGATCAGCTTACGCAGGTTATTATTTATGATGTATTCAGCCCCCCGGTTTCAAGTCGTATTTATGGATATACCACGCTGGCAGCATATGAGGCGCTTCGTTATCAAAATCCCGATTATAATTCAATTACCGCACAGTTAAAGGGCTTTGGAAAACCGCCCCAGCCGCAGGCCGGGGTAAAGTATAATTACACGCTCGCGGCAACATCGGCATTTTTTGCAGTAGCTCATAAGGTTACCTTTTCTATCGATTCGCTCAAAAAATACGAGGCTAAGGTTTATGCCATGTATAAAGATAATCTTGATGATTCAACCTATGCCCGCTCAATGGCATTTGGCGAAAAGATAGGTAAGTACATTTTAAAAAGGGCAGCGGTTGATAATTATCCCCAAACCCGCGGCAAGCCAAGGTTTTTGGGTAATGATAATCCTGGCAACTGGCATCCTACACCTCCCGATTACCTGGACGGCGTAGAGTTTTGCTGGGGTACTATGCACACCTTCGCGGTTGATACCTCAACCATGTTCCCGTTGCCGCCCCCGCCCGCCTTTAGTGAGGATAAAAACAGCGAGTATTTTAAGCAAACACAGGAGGTATATGACCTGAGTAAGCACATCACACCAGAACAGGTAGAGATTGCCCGTTTTTGGGATGATAATCCCTTTGTGATTCAGCATAACGGTCATATGATGTTTGCCAATAAAAAAATCACTCCTGGTGGGCATTGGATTGGTATAACAGCTATTGCCTGTAAGCAAACCCATGCTGATGTTATAAAAACCGCCCAGGCCTACGCGCTTACTTCAATAGCTTTGTACGATGCCTTTATTTGCGGCTGGCAGGTTAAATATGAAACTAACTATATAAGGCCCGTAACTATTATTAACGATAAAATTGACCACGACTGGCTACCTATGCTGCAAACGCCGCCATTCCCCGAATACCCGAGCGGGCATAGTGATATAAGTGGTGCTTCGGCGGTGGTACTTACGCATTTATTTGGCGATAATTTTGCCTATCAGGATACCAGCGATCTGCGTTATATAGGCATGCAGCGCCATTTCGACTCATTTTTGAAAGCTGCCGATGAAACCTCGATAAGCAGGTTTTACGGTGGTATCCACTTCCGCAATAGCGTTGATCAGGGTGCTGTACAAGGCAAACAGGTAGGCGAATACATCTGGAAAAAATTAAAACTTAAAAAATAA
- a CDS encoding sugar-binding domain-containing protein has translation MNKSICSALNLIGACLLPAFVSAQSGVVKQVKLSNFDLQSSALISASGPELSNAQYHSPVYWFPVKVPSTVLTGLVANHIYPDPYQGLNNLLIPDASDQFNKEYNLEQYSHLPNDPNPWKKPYWYRTTFKVPAGDKGRRFQLIFKGINYRAAVWLNGKQIADSTQMAGMFAEHNLDVSDAVKAGAENALAVKIYPLDYPGYPAKEQLKALGPFYENGGPSGDIGKNVTMLCSSGWDWIPPVRDRNMGIWQPVFLRTTGAVTIGRPKLVTDLPSLPDTGIAKLSLNLTLTNNTTATHGGKLTVSIKPDNFAGAPVQFNQPVVVPASAEKVVELNADKISQLIIRQPKLWWPNGYGKANLYRIRMQYAEGNTISDDTTFVFGIRKVASKAETTANGFVRRKFYVNGKEVHLVGGAWVPDMMVNRDSARYDYEMHLCRNANVNLVRIWGGGVTEPDAFWNAADKYGQMVWSDFWITGDTQGEFKGSPDWPLEGNVFIKNVESTIYRIRNHPSLLVWTGGNEGHARKELYDVMRNDIITLDGTRPFIPSSSGFAKLPAGWKGSWPDEMPSGVYSGGPYEWKDPKDYYKLANDAKDWVFKDETGLPSQPPYTTLPKIIPNLVWDTNLPFPLNNSWGYHDAATGAGKYDKYYEEMAKRYGKPSSIVNFSDKMQLMNAVGYQGIFEADGHKLNETGGVMLWKLNAALPSVIWQIYDWYLEPNAGYYTMQNACEPIHIQYNYDNSSIAIINRTHHATGSLTATADIYDISSKLVKSAKVGNVGLSQTGVKEVIQLKDALAASSGVSFVVLNLTNNAGKTVSHNVYWLSATDDFTTLNDMKHAQVQAKEIKAEKSASENKWTMQFTNNSNQLAFFVRPQLMKNGEEVMPSYWTGNYFSLAPHESITVSVSAPVAKLGTVKPTILLEGWNLDKQVIALQ, from the coding sequence ATGAACAAAAGTATCTGCTCTGCTTTAAATCTGATAGGCGCCTGTCTTTTGCCTGCCTTTGTATCGGCACAATCAGGAGTTGTAAAACAAGTTAAATTAAGCAATTTCGATCTGCAATCCTCTGCATTGATAAGTGCCTCCGGCCCCGAACTTTCCAATGCGCAATATCATTCACCAGTATATTGGTTCCCGGTAAAAGTGCCCTCAACAGTACTTACCGGATTAGTAGCTAACCATATTTATCCCGACCCGTACCAGGGGCTGAACAATTTGCTGATTCCTGATGCCTCCGATCAATTCAACAAAGAATATAACCTGGAACAATACAGTCATTTACCTAATGACCCTAATCCCTGGAAAAAACCTTACTGGTACCGCACTACTTTTAAAGTGCCAGCTGGCGACAAAGGCCGCCGTTTTCAATTGATATTTAAAGGGATCAACTACCGGGCAGCTGTATGGCTTAACGGCAAGCAAATTGCCGACAGCACCCAAATGGCCGGAATGTTTGCCGAGCATAACCTGGATGTAAGCGATGCTGTTAAAGCCGGTGCCGAAAACGCCCTCGCAGTAAAAATATATCCGCTTGATTATCCGGGCTATCCTGCAAAAGAGCAATTAAAAGCACTCGGCCCGTTTTATGAAAATGGAGGCCCTTCCGGTGATATCGGCAAAAACGTGACTATGCTTTGTTCATCGGGCTGGGACTGGATCCCGCCGGTGCGCGACCGTAATATGGGCATCTGGCAACCGGTTTTTTTACGTACTACTGGTGCGGTGACTATTGGCAGGCCAAAACTGGTTACTGATTTACCAAGCCTGCCTGATACAGGTATAGCTAAGCTTTCGTTAAATTTAACATTGACCAACAATACAACCGCAACGCACGGTGGTAAGCTAACTGTTAGCATAAAACCCGACAATTTTGCAGGTGCTCCGGTTCAGTTTAACCAACCTGTAGTAGTGCCAGCCAGTGCTGAAAAAGTGGTGGAGTTAAATGCAGATAAGATTAGCCAGCTGATCATCCGTCAGCCTAAATTATGGTGGCCTAATGGTTATGGTAAAGCAAACCTGTACCGTATCCGTATGCAATATGCCGAGGGAAACACGATAAGCGATGATACCACTTTTGTATTTGGGATCCGCAAGGTTGCCTCAAAAGCCGAAACCACAGCCAACGGTTTTGTGCGCCGTAAGTTTTATGTAAACGGTAAGGAAGTGCATTTGGTAGGTGGCGCCTGGGTACCGGATATGATGGTAAACCGCGATTCTGCCCGTTATGATTATGAAATGCACCTTTGCCGCAATGCCAATGTTAACCTGGTACGTATTTGGGGTGGTGGTGTTACCGAGCCCGATGCTTTCTGGAATGCTGCCGATAAATATGGGCAAATGGTATGGTCGGATTTTTGGATCACCGGCGATACCCAGGGCGAATTTAAAGGCTCGCCAGATTGGCCGCTTGAAGGCAACGTGTTCATTAAAAACGTGGAGAGCACCATTTATCGCATCCGTAACCACCCAAGTTTATTGGTATGGACTGGGGGGAACGAAGGCCACGCCCGTAAAGAATTATATGATGTAATGCGTAATGATATCATCACTTTAGATGGTACACGTCCGTTCATTCCAAGTTCGTCCGGCTTTGCCAAACTGCCTGCCGGTTGGAAAGGCTCATGGCCTGATGAGATGCCATCGGGCGTTTACAGCGGCGGCCCGTACGAGTGGAAAGACCCTAAAGACTACTACAAGCTGGCCAATGATGCTAAGGACTGGGTGTTTAAAGACGAAACCGGCCTGCCGTCACAACCACCGTATACAACGTTGCCAAAGATCATCCCTAACCTGGTTTGGGATACCAATTTGCCTTTCCCCCTTAATAATTCATGGGGCTATCATGATGCGGCTACCGGTGCAGGTAAGTATGATAAGTACTATGAAGAAATGGCCAAAAGGTATGGTAAGCCAAGCAGTATTGTTAATTTTTCAGACAAGATGCAGCTCATGAACGCTGTAGGATACCAGGGTATTTTTGAGGCCGATGGTCATAAATTGAACGAAACAGGTGGCGTGATGCTCTGGAAGCTAAATGCAGCCCTGCCAAGTGTAATATGGCAGATTTACGATTGGTACCTTGAACCTAACGCAGGCTACTACACCATGCAAAATGCCTGCGAACCTATCCACATTCAGTATAATTATGATAATTCGTCGATAGCTATTATAAACCGTACGCACCATGCAACCGGCAGTTTAACCGCAACGGCCGATATTTATGATATCAGTAGCAAGCTGGTTAAATCGGCAAAGGTTGGTAATGTAGGGCTGTCACAAACAGGTGTTAAGGAAGTGATACAGCTTAAAGATGCCCTTGCAGCCAGCAGCGGTGTAAGCTTTGTGGTGTTGAACCTGACCAATAACGCAGGCAAAACAGTATCACACAATGTATACTGGCTTTCAGCTACCGATGACTTTACAACGCTGAATGATATGAAGCATGCACAGGTACAAGCCAAAGAAATCAAAGCCGAAAAAAGTGCAAGCGAAAATAAATGGACTATGCAGTTCACCAATAACTCAAACCAACTGGCGTTCTTCGTCCGCCCGCAACTGATGAAAAATGGTGAAGAGGTGATGCCAAGCTACTGGACAGGTAATTATTTTAGCCTTGCCCCGCATGAAAGTATCACTGTGTCCGTTAGTGCCCCGGTAGCTAAGCTGGGTACGGTAAAACCAACAATATTGCTTGAAGGCTGGAATTTGGATAAGCAGGTGATAGCATTGCAGTAA
- a CDS encoding VCBS repeat-containing protein — protein MKYTLPLVCLVAVLFSACKKATLFEQVPSSHSGITFNNKIVENDTINPLTKLNLYNGGGVGIGDFNNDGLQDIYFVANTTSNKLYLNKGDMTFDDVTSTAGVGGSGGWGRGVAVVDINNDGLMDLYVCYTLLDDSVKRTNLLYVNQGIGKDGVPRFKEMAKEYGLNVKLHSTMASFFDYDNDGDLDMYLTVNEAVAGDNQSTFRPIITNGSHRSTGQLYRCDWDPALKHPIYTNVSKQAGIGTEGYGHAATIVDINRDGWKDIYVTNDFLTDNILYINNGNGTFTDKVQEYFKHTAFSAMGQDIEDVNNDGLADVFEVDMNPEDNYRKKMFMPPNNYQVFQNFDRYQYQYQYTRNTLQLNNGPRIGSNDSIGDPSFSDVAFLSGVGQTDWSWGPMITDFDNDGYRDIVITNGYPRDVTDHDFITFRQMAYSVASTQQVLDQIPIVKIPNYAFRNTNGVQFEDVTKSWGLGTPSFSNGCAYADLDNDGTMDMVINNINDEAMIYRNTSRKKAINSSNYLHIQFHGGAKNLNGLGAFADIYYDHGKHQYYENTPYRGYLSTIQDIAHFGLGNVSQLDSVVIRWDNGEKQLLTNVKTNQTLQVKIGDAKLDYNNKQPSVDNTALFKDITQSAGISYKHNDQDYIDFNVQKLLPHKLSEYTPAIAVGDVDGNGLDDMVVGGTTKYPAQLLLQQASGKFIQRDLVPQPKTIAPVGNPNDMAHMISPVRVKDEGMLLFDADGDGDPDLYVASGGYESEPGSSNYQDRLYVNDGKGNFKLQPDALPKNLTSKMCVKAADINRDGKMDLFISGRVDPWNYPKPVSSFILRNDSKNGVVKFTDVSASAAKELNNIGLVCDATFTDFNNDGWPDLILTGEWMPITFLKNDHGVYKNVTQNTGVENKLGWWNTIASGDFDHDGDTDYIVGNTGLNTFYKASDQYPIYITAKDFDNNGSYDAFPSVFLKDQDGQLQEFPAFGRDDIVKQMISMRIRFQNYRSFATATMDSVITPKMREGALRLKVNYLQSVYLRNDGGGKFTAIPLPVEAQMSELCGITVDDFDGDGNLDVALNGNDYGTEVATGRYDAFNGLLLKGDGKGGFKPLSIMQSGIYIPGDGKALVKLKGARGNYLLAATQNRDRMKLFELKRPVKTYSLQPLDVFATIKYKNGKTAKQEFYNGNSFLSQSGRFINIDDNMASVTVTDSYGHQRNVPIN, from the coding sequence ATGAAGTACACCCTTCCCCTTGTATGCCTGGTTGCCGTTTTATTTAGTGCCTGTAAAAAAGCTACACTTTTTGAACAGGTCCCTTCTTCGCATTCGGGTATTACCTTTAATAATAAAATTGTTGAAAATGATACCATAAACCCCCTTACCAAACTTAACCTGTATAATGGTGGCGGTGTGGGAATAGGCGATTTCAATAATGATGGCTTGCAGGATATCTACTTTGTTGCCAATACCACATCAAATAAACTATACCTTAATAAAGGCGATATGACGTTTGATGATGTTACATCAACCGCAGGTGTTGGCGGCAGCGGCGGATGGGGCAGGGGAGTGGCCGTTGTTGATATCAACAACGATGGCCTTATGGATCTTTACGTATGTTATACCTTGCTTGATGATTCGGTTAAGCGCACCAACCTGCTTTACGTAAACCAGGGCATAGGTAAAGATGGTGTACCACGTTTTAAAGAAATGGCTAAAGAATATGGCCTTAATGTAAAGCTTCACTCAACCATGGCTTCGTTTTTTGATTATGATAACGATGGCGACCTGGATATGTACCTCACGGTTAATGAGGCTGTAGCCGGCGATAATCAAAGCACATTCAGGCCGATAATTACTAATGGAAGTCACCGGAGCACCGGACAGCTTTACCGCTGCGACTGGGATCCGGCGCTAAAACACCCGATTTATACCAATGTATCAAAACAGGCAGGCATCGGCACCGAAGGCTACGGTCACGCGGCTACCATTGTTGATATTAACCGCGACGGATGGAAAGACATTTACGTAACTAACGATTTTTTAACCGATAACATTTTATACATCAATAACGGTAACGGCACTTTTACCGATAAGGTACAGGAATATTTTAAACACACCGCCTTCAGCGCCATGGGGCAGGATATTGAGGACGTGAACAATGATGGCCTTGCTGATGTTTTTGAGGTGGACATGAACCCCGAGGATAATTACCGCAAAAAGATGTTCATGCCGCCTAACAATTACCAGGTATTTCAAAACTTTGACAGGTATCAATATCAATACCAGTATACCCGTAATACTTTACAATTGAATAATGGTCCGCGAATTGGCAGCAATGATTCCATCGGTGATCCTTCATTCAGCGATGTGGCTTTTTTAAGTGGTGTTGGACAAACAGACTGGAGCTGGGGGCCCATGATAACCGATTTTGATAATGACGGCTACCGTGATATCGTAATAACCAACGGCTATCCGCGCGATGTAACCGATCATGATTTTATAACTTTCAGGCAAATGGCCTATTCGGTAGCGTCAACCCAACAGGTGCTCGACCAGATCCCGATTGTGAAAATACCTAATTACGCTTTCCGTAATACTAACGGAGTGCAGTTTGAGGATGTAACCAAAAGCTGGGGACTTGGTACCCCCTCGTTTTCAAATGGATGCGCCTATGCCGACCTGGATAATGACGGCACAATGGATATGGTGATCAACAATATCAATGATGAAGCCATGATCTACAGAAATACCTCCCGTAAAAAAGCAATAAACAGTAGTAACTACTTACATATACAGTTTCATGGCGGGGCTAAAAACCTTAACGGCCTTGGCGCTTTTGCCGATATTTATTACGATCATGGCAAACACCAGTACTATGAAAATACACCTTACCGCGGTTATTTATCCACCATACAGGATATTGCCCACTTTGGCCTGGGTAATGTATCTCAACTCGATTCGGTGGTGATCCGCTGGGATAACGGTGAAAAACAGTTGCTTACCAATGTTAAAACTAATCAAACACTCCAGGTTAAAATTGGCGATGCAAAGCTTGATTATAACAATAAACAGCCTTCGGTTGATAACACCGCATTGTTCAAAGATATCACTCAATCGGCAGGTATAAGCTACAAACATAACGATCAGGATTATATCGACTTTAATGTTCAGAAACTGCTTCCGCATAAACTGTCGGAATATACGCCGGCCATAGCGGTTGGCGATGTAGATGGTAATGGTTTGGACGATATGGTGGTTGGCGGTACTACCAAATACCCGGCTCAATTACTATTGCAGCAGGCCAGTGGCAAATTTATTCAGCGCGACCTGGTACCTCAGCCCAAAACTATTGCCCCCGTTGGTAATCCTAATGATATGGCGCATATGATATCGCCGGTTAGGGTTAAGGATGAAGGTATGCTGCTTTTTGATGCCGATGGCGATGGCGACCCTGATCTTTATGTAGCCAGCGGCGGTTATGAAAGTGAGCCCGGTTCATCAAACTACCAGGACAGGCTTTATGTTAACGATGGTAAAGGAAACTTTAAACTGCAGCCGGATGCCCTGCCTAAAAACCTCACCAGTAAAATGTGTGTGAAAGCGGCAGATATAAACCGTGACGGCAAAATGGACTTGTTTATATCCGGCCGTGTAGATCCCTGGAACTATCCTAAGCCGGTTTCAAGTTTTATTTTGCGTAACGACAGCAAAAACGGCGTTGTTAAATTTACCGACGTATCTGCATCGGCAGCAAAAGAATTGAATAATATTGGCCTGGTTTGTGACGCCACATTTACCGATTTTAATAACGATGGCTGGCCCGACCTGATCCTTACCGGCGAATGGATGCCTATCACTTTCCTTAAAAATGATCATGGGGTATACAAAAACGTAACGCAAAACACCGGCGTTGAAAACAAGCTTGGTTGGTGGAACACTATTGCCTCCGGCGATTTTGACCACGACGGTGATACGGATTACATTGTAGGCAATACCGGTTTAAATACTTTTTATAAGGCAAGCGATCAATACCCTATTTATATTACCGCTAAAGACTTTGACAACAATGGCAGTTATGATGCTTTCCCTTCCGTTTTTCTGAAGGATCAGGATGGACAGCTGCAGGAATTCCCGGCTTTTGGCCGCGATGATATTGTGAAGCAAATGATCAGCATGCGTATCAGGTTCCAGAATTACCGCTCGTTTGCAACAGCAACAATGGATTCGGTGATCACACCAAAAATGCGTGAGGGCGCATTGCGTTTAAAAGTGAACTACCTGCAGTCGGTTTATTTGCGTAATGACGGCGGTGGTAAATTTACCGCCATTCCGCTGCCGGTTGAGGCGCAAATGTCTGAACTATGCGGCATTACTGTTGATGATTTTGATGGTGATGGTAACCTGGATGTTGCACTGAACGGCAATGACTATGGCACCGAAGTGGCAACAGGCCGTTACGATGCTTTTAACGGTTTATTGCTAAAGGGTGATGGTAAGGGAGGTTTTAAACCGCTTAGCATTATGCAAAGCGGTATTTATATTCCGGGTGATGGTAAGGCTTTGGTGAAACTTAAAGGGGCCAGGGGTAATTACTTATTGGCAGCTACTCAAAATCGTGACAGGATGAAATTATTTGAGCTGAAAAGGCCCGTTAAAACGTATAGCCTGCAGCCGCTTGATGTATTTGCAACCATAAAATATAAAAATGGTAAAACTGCTAAACAGGAGTTTTATAATGGTAATTCTTTCTTGTCTCAATCGGGCAGATTCATTAATATTGATGATAACATGGCATCGGTAACTGTAACCGACAGTTATGGCCATCAACGAAATGTACCAATTAACTAA